One window of the Natronomonas marina genome contains the following:
- a CDS encoding DUF7315 family membrane protein, whose product MTDEQGEESPDRPEDRPEGESPNDPDPADGPGGRDVVVPLRMYKTVTVFSTLIAIVSILAGFFLLDRGTQRATASLEEINLPLVAVALALIVGGSAVYAFSTRFRTAGMGKPKDETDERSDNG is encoded by the coding sequence ATGACCGACGAGCAAGGCGAGGAGTCGCCGGACCGCCCCGAGGACCGTCCGGAGGGGGAGTCACCGAACGATCCCGATCCGGCCGACGGGCCGGGCGGCCGCGACGTCGTCGTCCCGCTGCGGATGTACAAGACGGTCACCGTCTTCTCGACGCTCATCGCTATCGTCTCCATTCTCGCCGGGTTCTTCCTGCTGGACCGGGGGACCCAGCGTGCGACCGCCAGCCTCGAGGAGATCAACCTCCCGCTGGTCGCCGTGGCGCTCGCGCTCATCGTCGGCGGCAGCGCCGTCTACGCGTTCTCGACGCGATTTCGGACCGCGGGAATGGGAAAGCCTAAGGACGAGACGGACGAACGCTCGGATAATGGCTGA
- a CDS encoding DUF7313 family protein produces MDPSVTLFGPVDTYLAPVIGYVMLVLIVLNVVGRGIEYNRIADRAEEGADAISRHPLRVATNFLLVVGAFYYLTVERHAGMIVTLLVVGLFLTDFFEFESRKVEARQGWEIERPWGAIGASAVALMYIAYQALFFLVKPYWSAVV; encoded by the coding sequence ATGGACCCATCGGTGACGCTGTTCGGCCCGGTCGACACCTACCTCGCGCCGGTGATCGGCTACGTGATGCTCGTCCTCATCGTCCTCAACGTGGTCGGCCGGGGCATCGAGTACAACCGCATCGCCGACCGCGCCGAGGAGGGGGCCGACGCCATCAGCCGCCACCCGCTCCGCGTCGCGACGAACTTCCTTCTGGTCGTCGGGGCCTTCTACTACCTCACCGTCGAGCGCCACGCCGGGATGATCGTCACGCTCCTGGTGGTCGGGCTCTTCCTGACGGACTTCTTCGAGTTCGAGTCCCGGAAGGTCGAGGCCCGACAGGGCTGGGAGATCGAACGACCCTGGGGTGCCATCGGTGCCTCCGCCGTCGCGCTCATGTACATCGCCTACCAGGCGCTCTTCTTCCTCGTCAAGCCCTACTGGAGCGCCGTCGTCTGA
- a CDS encoding cytochrome bc complex cytochrome b subunit encodes MSEEEPKTDGGTDAQTDGGTGIVPQDDQAPTWSERKERTQGLPRLTYEYFERSRREDEDLRQASDYVERDVLAFPTWPHEMIRNLAITSFFVGIIVFVSAAVPPHLPGPANANSTPAVILPDWYLYWSFGLLKLTPLNPELALLGGEKLVSDRVYGVVANLIVVGVIAIVPFLNKGSARRPVEEPFWAAVGVGGVVFAFTIAVLAVKNLVTGTFPLGNHELFDLTFLLPLVATFLTYAVLKTMREGYMFELNRRYYRLRPPK; translated from the coding sequence ATGAGCGAGGAAGAACCCAAAACCGACGGCGGAACCGACGCACAGACGGATGGCGGGACGGGCATCGTCCCCCAGGACGATCAGGCGCCGACCTGGTCCGAACGGAAGGAGCGCACCCAGGGACTGCCGCGGCTGACCTACGAGTACTTCGAGCGGTCCCGCCGCGAGGACGAGGACCTCCGGCAGGCCTCCGACTACGTCGAGCGGGACGTGCTGGCGTTCCCGACGTGGCCCCACGAGATGATACGGAACCTGGCGATCACCTCCTTCTTCGTCGGCATCATCGTCTTCGTCTCGGCGGCGGTGCCCCCGCACCTGCCGGGGCCGGCCAACGCCAACTCGACGCCGGCGGTCATCCTGCCGGACTGGTATCTCTACTGGTCGTTCGGGCTGCTGAAGCTGACGCCGCTGAACCCCGAACTGGCGCTGCTCGGCGGCGAGAAGCTCGTCAGCGACCGCGTCTACGGCGTCGTCGCCAACCTCATCGTGGTCGGGGTCATCGCCATCGTCCCGTTCCTCAACAAGGGCAGTGCCCGCCGACCGGTCGAGGAGCCCTTCTGGGCGGCCGTCGGCGTCGGGGGCGTCGTCTTCGCGTTCACCATCGCCGTGCTGGCCGTCAAGAACCTCGTGACCGGCACGTTCCCGCTCGGCAACCACGAGCTGTTCGACCTGACGTTCCTGCTGCCGCTGGTGGCGACGTTCCTCACCTACGCGGTGCTGAAGACGATGCGCGAGGGGTACATGTTCGAGCTCAACCGCCGGTACTACCGGCTCCGTCCGCCGAAGTAA
- a CDS encoding cytochrome b, with product MSLERKDEHDHEAWMENKDLSPIEEVYLTTLIWLDRRLRIVDYLELLEDMYYKTNLQMPKSHTEQYNLDNKFWYWYPLYALGSFSTIAYVVASITGALLGFYYAPSTQALGQETLRTVAYSNVLFIMGDLNFGLFLRSLHRWSAQVMTAAVFLHMLRVYFTGAYKEPRELNWIIGIVLISLTMVFGYTGYLLPWSQLSYWAGQIGVEMALSIPLIGEWVAQLIFGGFTLGEATLQRMYILHVFLLPFVVTALIAVHIGIVWMQGIAEPH from the coding sequence ATGAGCCTCGAACGCAAAGACGAACACGACCACGAAGCGTGGATGGAGAACAAGGACCTCTCGCCCATCGAGGAGGTCTACCTCACCACGCTCATCTGGCTCGACCGGCGGCTCCGCATCGTCGACTACCTCGAGTTGCTGGAGGACATGTACTACAAGACGAACCTCCAGATGCCGAAGAGCCACACCGAGCAGTACAACCTCGACAACAAGTTCTGGTACTGGTACCCCCTGTACGCGCTGGGGTCGTTCAGTACCATCGCCTACGTCGTCGCCTCGATAACCGGCGCGCTGCTGGGCTTCTACTACGCGCCCTCGACGCAGGCGCTCGGCCAGGAGACGCTCAGAACGGTCGCGTACTCGAACGTGCTTTTCATCATGGGCGATCTGAACTTCGGGCTGTTCCTCCGGAGCCTCCATCGGTGGTCGGCCCAGGTGATGACCGCGGCCGTCTTCCTGCACATGCTGCGGGTGTACTTCACCGGGGCGTACAAGGAGCCCCGCGAACTGAACTGGATCATCGGCATCGTCCTCATCTCGCTGACGATGGTGTTCGGTTACACGGGCTACCTGCTGCCGTGGAGCCAGCTTTCCTACTGGGCCGGGCAGATCGGCGTCGAGATGGCGCTGTCCATCCCGCTCATCGGCGAGTGGGTCGCACAGCTCATCTTCGGCGGCTTCACGCTCGGGGAGGCGACGCTACAGCGGATGTACATACTGCACGTCTTCCTGTTGCCGTTCGTCGTGACGGCGCTCATCGCCGTCCACATCGGCATCGTCTGGATGCAGGGCATCGCGGAACCCCACTGA
- a CDS encoding M42 family metallopeptidase — protein sequence MNEGLDYELLVSLTEERGVPGYEDRVREQVRSAIEPHADRVRSDAMGNLVGTVEGEADYDVVVAAHMDEIGFMVRHVDEEGFLELDALGGWDPRILRAQRVTVHTDEGDLPGLIGSVPPHTLDEADLEAEPSVEDVHVDLGLESETVEERVSVGDLVTMDQSTTRVGEFVTGKALDNRVSVFAMLEAARRLEAPDVNVHFAATTQEEVGLRGAEALGVDLGPDLVVAVDTTVANDVPGFEAGERVTELGDGVGIKLKDASVITNHKVHRRLRAVAEADDVDHQFEVLPAGGTDTGGLQRVSGATPAGAISVPTRYLHTPTESVHVDDVAATVELLVGFLDTEDGDHDYTL from the coding sequence ATGAACGAGGGGCTCGACTACGAGTTGCTGGTCTCACTCACCGAGGAGCGGGGGGTACCGGGATACGAGGACCGCGTCCGCGAGCAGGTCCGAAGCGCGATCGAACCGCACGCCGACCGCGTCCGCTCGGACGCGATGGGTAACCTCGTCGGGACCGTCGAGGGCGAGGCCGACTACGACGTCGTCGTCGCCGCCCACATGGACGAGATCGGATTCATGGTCAGACACGTCGACGAGGAGGGGTTCCTCGAGCTGGACGCGCTGGGCGGGTGGGACCCCCGGATACTCCGCGCCCAGCGGGTGACCGTCCACACCGACGAGGGCGATCTCCCGGGGCTCATCGGGTCGGTCCCGCCGCACACGCTCGACGAGGCCGACCTCGAGGCCGAGCCGTCGGTCGAGGACGTCCACGTCGACCTCGGCCTGGAGAGCGAGACCGTCGAGGAGCGCGTCTCCGTCGGCGACCTCGTCACGATGGACCAGTCGACGACCCGGGTCGGCGAGTTCGTCACCGGGAAGGCCCTGGACAACCGCGTCTCCGTGTTCGCAATGCTCGAGGCCGCACGCCGTCTCGAGGCGCCCGACGTGAACGTCCACTTCGCCGCGACCACCCAGGAGGAGGTCGGTCTCCGCGGCGCGGAGGCGCTCGGCGTCGACCTCGGTCCGGACCTCGTGGTCGCCGTCGACACCACGGTCGCAAACGACGTCCCCGGCTTCGAGGCCGGCGAGCGCGTCACCGAACTCGGCGATGGCGTCGGCATCAAACTGAAGGACGCCAGTGTCATCACGAACCACAAGGTTCATCGTCGGCTTCGCGCGGTGGCCGAAGCCGACGACGTCGACCACCAGTTCGAGGTGCTCCCGGCGGGTGGCACCGACACGGGCGGTCTCCAGCGGGTCTCCGGTGCGACCCCCGCGGGCGCCATCTCCGTGCCGACGCGGTACCTCCACACGCCGACCGAGAGCGTCCACGTCGACGACGTGGCGGCCACCGTCGAGTTGCTCGTCGGCTTCCTCGACACCGAGGACGGCGACCACGACTATACACTCTGA
- a CDS encoding sensor histidine kinase: MGGGNRWPKIRAGLLNVPAWVVSGIGLVLAGLSLWYLIVVRAYYVSGGLLDPTPAVVLELIEISLLGGFSLVLVYAGYWLASSQFDRRRLWWAGLWTLIGLTGILAIVVLVNSMQLVQGESLSEPTFIQTILLAAGGGAIAGLLIGISTVKETVEAQRAERQRDTLLFVNELLRHNVLNGMQVVKGNSELLKEHVDEEGRPLLETTNERAESIVELVRNVRVLVDSVSRAMPLRDVELATTVGRTVSESSGAYPDAEFEVDVPADLAVRGDDLLGAVLENLLANAVDHNDAETPRVVVTAERDGDVVELRVSDNGPGIPADERERYFEAGQQDDSSVGQGLGLYLVETLVERYGGDVWITDNDPRGTTVGVELRRAGG, translated from the coding sequence ATGGGCGGGGGAAACCGGTGGCCGAAGATCAGAGCGGGGCTGTTGAACGTCCCCGCGTGGGTCGTGAGCGGCATCGGGCTCGTCCTCGCCGGGCTCTCGCTTTGGTACCTCATCGTCGTCCGGGCCTACTACGTCAGCGGCGGCCTGCTGGACCCGACGCCGGCCGTCGTGCTGGAACTCATCGAGATATCGCTGCTCGGCGGCTTTTCGCTGGTGCTGGTGTATGCGGGCTACTGGCTCGCCAGTTCGCAGTTCGACCGCCGCCGCCTCTGGTGGGCCGGGCTCTGGACGCTCATCGGGCTGACCGGCATCCTCGCTATCGTCGTCCTGGTGAACTCGATGCAACTGGTCCAGGGCGAGAGCCTCTCGGAGCCGACGTTCATCCAGACCATCCTGCTGGCGGCGGGCGGCGGCGCGATAGCCGGCCTGCTCATCGGCATCTCGACGGTCAAGGAGACCGTCGAGGCCCAGCGGGCCGAGCGACAGCGCGACACGCTGCTGTTCGTGAACGAACTGCTCCGGCACAACGTCCTCAACGGGATGCAGGTCGTCAAGGGCAACTCGGAGCTGCTCAAGGAGCACGTCGACGAGGAGGGCCGCCCGCTGCTGGAGACCACAAACGAGCGCGCCGAGAGCATCGTCGAACTCGTCCGGAACGTCCGCGTGCTCGTCGACTCGGTCTCCCGGGCGATGCCGCTCCGGGACGTCGAACTGGCGACAACGGTCGGCCGGACCGTCTCGGAGTCCAGCGGCGCCTATCCCGACGCCGAGTTCGAGGTCGACGTGCCCGCCGACCTGGCGGTCCGGGGCGACGACCTGCTCGGCGCGGTGCTGGAGAATCTGCTCGCCAACGCCGTCGACCACAACGACGCCGAGACGCCGCGCGTCGTCGTCACCGCCGAACGGGACGGCGACGTGGTCGAACTTCGCGTCTCGGACAACGGCCCCGGCATCCCGGCCGACGAGCGCGAGCGGTACTTCGAGGCGGGCCAGCAGGACGACTCCAGCGTCGGCCAGGGGCTGGGCCTGTACCTGGTCGAGACGCTCGTCGAGCGGTACGGCGGCGACGTGTGGATTACCGACAACGATCCGCGAGGAACGACCGTCGGCGTCGAATTACGGCGGGCCGGCGGCTAG
- a CDS encoding DUF7314 family protein — protein MADEFAKGFAILTGGGMVWMAVSAWLTTESFEGTQLIAQPPEDPGTYAELALLLRDITTWFIVFGVLAFWIAIPAAREVRAYLEEDAESA, from the coding sequence ATGGCTGACGAATTCGCCAAGGGCTTTGCGATACTCACCGGCGGCGGGATGGTGTGGATGGCCGTCTCGGCGTGGCTGACGACCGAGAGCTTCGAGGGGACCCAGCTCATCGCACAGCCGCCGGAGGACCCCGGTACGTACGCCGAACTCGCCTTGCTACTGCGTGACATCACCACCTGGTTCATCGTCTTCGGCGTACTCGCCTTCTGGATCGCCATTCCCGCGGCCCGCGAAGTTCGGGCGTACCTCGAAGAGGACGCCGAGAGCGCCTGA
- a CDS encoding ATP-NAD kinase, with protein MSGQRVGVVGDASLAAAVEDAGGRPVVGPPDEFDDVAFVVASGETALVECARQGVGAPVLPVDAGRGVRSVPATGGADAVERVLAGEYRTERRPVVSTGTGERALFDVALMAAEPARISEFSVRHDGEPIAQFRADGVVASTPAGSVGYNRSADGPVVAPGTGVVAVVPIAPFATDADRWVLPTAAVTLAVERDETPVELLADGRPERTVATDDPVTLTSDDGIETVVLPESEEFF; from the coding sequence ATGAGCGGACAGCGCGTCGGCGTCGTCGGGGACGCCTCCCTCGCGGCGGCCGTCGAGGACGCCGGGGGCCGGCCCGTCGTCGGCCCACCCGACGAGTTCGACGACGTGGCGTTCGTCGTCGCCAGCGGCGAGACCGCCCTCGTCGAGTGCGCCCGCCAGGGCGTCGGCGCACCAGTCCTCCCCGTCGACGCCGGCAGGGGCGTCCGGTCGGTGCCGGCTACCGGGGGCGCCGACGCCGTCGAGCGAGTCCTCGCCGGGGAGTACCGGACCGAACGGCGGCCCGTCGTCTCGACCGGAACGGGGGAGCGCGCCCTCTTCGACGTCGCGCTGATGGCCGCCGAACCCGCACGCATCTCGGAGTTCTCGGTCCGCCACGACGGCGAGCCGATCGCACAGTTCCGGGCCGACGGCGTCGTCGCCTCGACGCCGGCCGGCAGCGTCGGGTACAACCGGTCGGCGGACGGCCCCGTCGTAGCTCCGGGAACCGGGGTCGTGGCGGTCGTCCCCATCGCGCCCTTTGCGACCGACGCCGACCGGTGGGTGCTGCCGACGGCGGCGGTCACCCTCGCGGTCGAGCGCGACGAGACACCCGTCGAGTTGCTCGCCGACGGGCGACCCGAACGCACGGTAGCGACCGACGACCCGGTCACCCTCACGAGCGACGACGGCATCGAAACGGTCGTCCTCCCCGAGAGCGAGGAGTTCTTCTGA
- a CDS encoding polyprenyl synthetase family protein, with translation MRSVLEEWRPVVDETIESLLPRTVDDDYLAEFFGEPTYAYDPPAIQRALADPIWDLLDRGGKRWRAVLFLLLVDAFGEDPEEYLEYAAIPEVLHNGTIIVDDVEDGATHRRGSPALHQAHGTDVALNAGNAMYFLPLKVITRDPADLPAETRLAAYEMLTHELNRTHLGQGMDICWHNDKAVHVSEAEYLEMCACKTGCLGRIVARLAAIVTDNCDAEAAVASYAEEMAVAFQIADDVLDVEHAMEEGGEFGKGTGNDVREGKKTLMVIHAAEHAPPAEVARLEELLWAEDNTDEEVREAIAILEEAGSVQYARGVAEDLATSAKTHLEGLGLDPGPRAELEGFADFVVQRET, from the coding sequence ATGCGCAGCGTACTGGAGGAGTGGCGACCCGTGGTCGACGAGACCATCGAGTCGCTGCTCCCGCGGACGGTCGACGACGACTATCTCGCGGAGTTTTTCGGCGAACCGACGTACGCGTACGACCCGCCGGCGATCCAGCGCGCGCTCGCGGACCCGATCTGGGACCTGCTGGACCGCGGCGGCAAGCGCTGGCGGGCGGTGCTGTTTCTGTTGCTCGTCGACGCCTTCGGCGAGGACCCCGAGGAGTACCTCGAGTACGCGGCGATCCCCGAGGTGCTTCACAACGGGACGATCATCGTCGACGACGTCGAGGACGGCGCGACCCACCGCCGGGGGAGTCCGGCACTCCACCAGGCCCACGGCACCGACGTCGCGCTGAACGCCGGCAACGCGATGTACTTCCTGCCGCTGAAGGTCATCACCCGCGATCCGGCGGACCTGCCGGCCGAGACGCGACTGGCCGCCTACGAGATGCTGACCCACGAACTCAACCGGACGCATCTCGGCCAGGGAATGGACATCTGCTGGCACAACGACAAGGCCGTCCACGTCTCGGAGGCCGAGTACCTCGAGATGTGCGCCTGCAAGACCGGCTGTCTCGGCCGCATCGTCGCCCGACTGGCCGCCATCGTCACCGACAACTGCGACGCCGAGGCCGCCGTCGCCAGCTACGCCGAGGAGATGGCCGTCGCCTTCCAGATCGCCGACGACGTCCTCGACGTCGAACACGCCATGGAGGAGGGCGGCGAGTTCGGCAAGGGGACCGGCAACGACGTCCGGGAGGGCAAGAAGACGCTGATGGTCATCCACGCGGCCGAGCACGCCCCGCCGGCCGAGGTCGCCCGCCTCGAGGAACTGCTGTGGGCCGAGGACAACACCGACGAGGAGGTCCGCGAGGCCATCGCCATCCTCGAGGAGGCCGGCAGCGTCCAGTACGCCCGCGGGGTCGCCGAGGACCTCGCCACGAGTGCGAAGACCCACCTCGAGGGACTCGGCCTCGATCCCGGCCCCAGGGCCGAACTCGAGGGGTTCGCCGATTTCGTCGTCCAGCGGGAAACCTAG
- a CDS encoding halocyanin domain-containing protein: MSTNEVSRRGFLAAAGTATGAAAAATAAAQESPTATAGGGNESTATGNESTASGNESEAGGGGGGGGSGNTVPVFGSYLTGANLYSEENVQDARGQDAVTVSVGGGSNGLAFDPATIWVQPGTTVTWEWTGEGGGHNVNTNEGPATLDSGSPVSEEGATYEYEFTEEDAGITTYRCIPHEGQGMKGGVAVGDDVETTTIETGGGGPTITIPDQALALTVATFFAMTTTLGLGYFFMKYGGDYETE, from the coding sequence ATGAGTACGAACGAGGTGAGTCGTCGCGGGTTCCTGGCGGCGGCGGGGACCGCCACGGGGGCGGCCGCGGCCGCGACGGCCGCCGCACAGGAGAGTCCGACGGCGACGGCGGGCGGCGGCAACGAGTCGACGGCTACCGGCAACGAATCGACGGCCAGCGGCAACGAGTCCGAAGCGGGCGGCGGCGGCGGTGGCGGCGGCTCCGGGAACACCGTCCCCGTCTTCGGGTCCTACCTCACCGGCGCGAACCTCTACAGCGAGGAGAATGTCCAGGACGCGCGCGGCCAGGACGCGGTGACCGTCTCGGTTGGGGGCGGCTCGAACGGTCTCGCCTTCGACCCGGCGACCATCTGGGTCCAGCCCGGTACCACCGTCACCTGGGAGTGGACCGGCGAGGGCGGCGGCCACAACGTCAACACGAACGAGGGACCGGCCACCCTCGACAGCGGCTCGCCCGTCAGCGAGGAGGGCGCAACCTACGAGTACGAGTTCACCGAGGAGGACGCCGGTATCACCACCTACCGGTGTATCCCCCACGAGGGGCAGGGCATGAAGGGCGGCGTCGCCGTCGGCGACGACGTCGAGACGACGACCATCGAAACGGGCGGCGGCGGTCCCACCATCACCATCCCCGATCAGGCGCTCGCGCTGACCGTTGCGACCTTCTTCGCCATGACGACGACGCTGGGGCTCGGCTACTTCTTCATGAAATATGGAGGAGACTACGAGACCGAGTAG
- a CDS encoding ubiquinol-cytochrome c reductase iron-sulfur subunit — protein MSDDKYPSESGRRRFVKGVVGSAALSGVGVGGAASINLATQPGGGGGGPTQYVGITLLGGPAPRGMPYIPIEIEDNGDIRGVWPEAEQVSQGGTTFQVAETEIGGQTYSTEWFQYCGRQNAEGVQPGTEADNYFLSLASGDTAYDWQAEELSEGDRLNIEHFSDYETWGNDVGDEGVGKPAQATWRSQGLEGQLPVTVIRSTRIEEKAQRDDEVGQWYSGASSQGVIAYLNVCTHFCCVPGYKESTSSAQYNAENGVYCQCHQSRYDPFSPEFGTFVSLPRPD, from the coding sequence ATGAGCGACGACAAGTATCCGAGCGAGTCCGGCCGGCGGCGGTTCGTCAAGGGCGTCGTCGGGAGCGCGGCGCTGTCAGGCGTCGGCGTCGGCGGTGCCGCGAGCATCAACCTCGCGACCCAGCCCGGCGGCGGCGGTGGCGGCCCGACACAGTACGTCGGCATCACCCTCCTCGGCGGCCCGGCACCCCGCGGGATGCCGTACATCCCCATCGAAATCGAGGACAACGGCGACATCCGCGGCGTCTGGCCGGAGGCCGAGCAGGTGAGCCAGGGCGGTACCACGTTCCAGGTCGCCGAGACGGAAATCGGCGGCCAGACCTACTCGACGGAGTGGTTCCAGTACTGCGGCCGCCAGAACGCCGAGGGCGTCCAGCCGGGCACCGAGGCGGACAACTACTTCCTGTCGTTGGCCTCCGGCGACACGGCCTACGACTGGCAGGCCGAGGAACTCTCGGAGGGCGACCGGCTCAACATCGAGCACTTCTCCGATTACGAGACGTGGGGCAACGACGTCGGCGACGAGGGCGTCGGCAAGCCCGCACAGGCCACCTGGCGCTCGCAGGGACTGGAGGGCCAGCTCCCGGTAACCGTCATCCGGAGTACGCGAATCGAGGAGAAGGCCCAGCGGGACGACGAGGTCGGCCAGTGGTACTCCGGGGCCTCCAGCCAGGGCGTCATCGCGTACCTGAACGTCTGTACGCACTTCTGCTGTGTTCCCGGCTACAAGGAATCGACCAGTTCGGCGCAGTACAACGCCGAGAACGGCGTCTACTGCCAGTGCCACCAGTCGCGGTACGACCCGTTCAGCCCGGAGTTCGGGACCTTCGTGTCCCTCCCCAGACCTGACTGA